From the genome of Neodiprion pinetum isolate iyNeoPine1 chromosome 3, iyNeoPine1.2, whole genome shotgun sequence, one region includes:
- the Isha gene encoding SR-related and CTD-associated factor 4 isoform X2, whose product MDAVKAFNAELSSLYDVKPPISKAKMTSLTRGAIKAIKFYKHVVQSVEKFIQKCKPEYKVPGLYVIDSIVRQSRHQFGVEKDVFAPRFAKNMQTTFLNLLKCPPEDKSKVIRVLNLWQKNAVFQPEVIQPLFDLADPNHPIHKEQPPNSNGTLNVTNASNLSSISAVTKTPPSAVKNTPKDQKMFPSSKSIDPAWLAQTKMETANIANASKMMGQGGTNQVDATLLAQLQHLQQLLLKKQEAATVNENQSLVKFDKKLLDFDYDEEEDDDGIMGSSPIAMQSNLGQHNSGPAGGSLEGLGTLLTNPEVLKQLQTLQQTMQSGNATATQHEMEEKRRKLQQMKQQEDEFDKHLAQTVPSLPFASECELKPSDVLKPSQQSGIYNAVANINMNAALMQQDMSQPPPGYPPALPYASQPPQSLRVTPQSSLQNVKSPLIDERQDSMDFPSSAPTRRDSSSVEIVNCDNIRSQSGSPDRYRRRSRSRSPRHRDRDRNRERDKDRKSRSRSRSRRRRSRSRERDRERKRDDSRDKMSEEEREKQRERRKRGLPPIVREKLSVCSTTLWVGHLSKLVHQEELSDTFGELGDIVSIDLISPRGCAFICMNRRQDAYRALTKLKSHKMQGKAITLAWAPGKGVKGKEWKDYWEVELGVSYIPWNKLNNVTDQDLELLEEGGMIDEDTLPPRLKGKLKHAVANAETLQHQLHLQQQTLATASVAGTPIPTLTDGIVNVMSSAENSQQQQQQQQMVDTSQPPPIRPPTSASLLAPPNSQLQLMPPGFPITGVTRPMGLQMTHGLMPNVPIGVPPPNMQGLIGPGMMQTMLTPPVNSPFGAGVGVGLLAQIPLPAPAAPSDKPSATGMPHNVPPMGVPPPTSEANLANLPMLRQPFGIGPPPPMQMQMSQQHHSDDMDVEMEMEDEIPQNTITMPKEKQPNLSDQLLAAMGKAHLTENRLEDDGLGREMRAERNRDRDRDRERERRDRGDRERSDRDESADSRRDRGRGRDRGRDRRRDGREMRDRDREERRDRGDRDGRESIRSDVPSGLPNQNNTHEMDGGGSKKDVKPSLADRLRQLADGTLPLDDRMDRNNRSDRIDRDRGDRSYDDVIVGGRRPGDLPPSLMDLPKFPLGPQDRPDFGPRGPDFRGVSQDLRDFPQRGPGDRDRPGYGGRGPVGPPRGPIDDFTDPRMHVGRFNDDFDNRMGPNGPRADDFNPRMGPVRDDFDRPDMRGRHPMDDYERERYEYEIRQREAGFDPRMADAFNPRGHPDHPDFDPRRRDFFPGPMDPGFGPPPMMGPRGPRGPMGPDGFGPRGPGIGPPRGHGPPMFHPRGMGPRGMRPGMRPPFGPRGPPFDPREADSFFRPPFDDPRGPPGPHIRPPFAALGPPAGGPDGPWRNQENGPPGSWPLDEVENGVEHGGDVGDLEENHTSHRDNEGRAKSQDRESRNRSRKSRWGNVSPPPADHTFNEERSIFGEENDHEKQPSSSAPILEEIFETSNENLNDFDDLPEHGSELVENLETCDAPEHCHSASNQKENDKQEVVHISPETANEFAIESKNEEMDGLNESFNAPDDHIDSYEPEEKVFDPADEHVNVNIESVENQAMPESRDDQNEVNDHVASPKSESDELL is encoded by the exons ATGGATGCGGTTAAGGCGTTCAACGCCGAG CTCTCGTCGTTGTACGATGTTAAGCCACCAATATCCAAGGCCAAGATGACATCTCTTACTCGAGGTGCAATCAAGGCCATCAAGTTTTACAAGCACGTTGTTCAGAGtgtagaaaaattcatacagAAA tGCAAACCGGAGTACAAAGTCCCAGGTCTGTACGTCATTGATTCGATAGTTCGTCAGTCGCGGCACCAGTTTGGGGTTGAGAAGGATGTTTTTGCTCCAAGGTTTGCTAAAAATATGCAAACGACGTTTCTTAATTTGCTGAAATGCCCACCTGAGGACAAAAGTAAAGTAATACGTGTCCTGAACCTCTGGCAGAAGAACGCAGTATTTCAACCTGAAGTTATTCAGCCGCTTTTTGACCTTGCCGACCCTAATCACCCCATTCATAAGGAACAGCCTCCTAACAGTAATG GCACTCTCAATGTTACAAATGCTAGTAATTTAAGCTCCATAAGCGCAGTTACAAAAACACCACCTTCAGCAGTCAAAAACACACCTAAAGACCAAAAGATGTTCCCATCATCAAAGTCTATTGATCCAGCCTGGTTGGCGCAAACTAAAATGGAAACTGCGAACATAGCAAATGCTAGTAAAATGATG GGTCAAGGCGGAACTAATCAGGTTGATGCCACGTTGTTAGCTCAACTTCAGCACTTGCAGCAACTGTTACTGAAAAAACAGGAAGCAGCTACTGTTAATGAGAACCAGTCATTGGTCAAATTTGATAAGAAACTCCTCGACTTCGACtacgacgaagaagaagatgacgaTGGGATCATGGGTAGTTCACCTATAGCCATGCAGTCGAACTTGGGACAACACAATTCAGGACCAGCTGGTGGGAGCCTCGAAGGATTGGGAACTCTGCTTACTAATCCCGAG gTCCTCAAACAGTTGCAGACATTACAGCAAACTATGCAGAGTGGCAATGCTACTGCAACGCAGCACGAAATGGAGGAAAAACGGCGCAAGTTACAACAAATGAAACAGCAAGAGGATGAATTTGATAAACACTTAGCACAAACAGTTCCT AGTTTACCGTTTGCCTCCGAATGTGAATTGAAGCCCTCCGATGTTCTTAAGCCATCGCAGCAAAGTGGAATTTATAATGCTGTAGCAAACATCAACATGAATGCTGCGCTCATGCAACAAGACATGAGTCAGCCACCGCCAGGTTATCCTCCGGCATTACCTTATGCTTCCCAGCCTCCGCAGAGCCTGAGAGTCACTCCACAGTCCTCACttcaaaatgtgaaaagtCCCTTGATTGATGAGAGGCAGGATTCCATGGACTTTCCAAG CTCCGCTCCAACAAGACGGGACAGTAGCAGTGTCGAGATAGTAAATTGCGACAACATAAGGTCACAAAGTGGTTCACCAGACAGGTATAGGCGACGTAGTCGGTCTAGATCTCCCCGTCACAGGGATAGAGACCGGAATCGTGAGAGGGATAAAGACAGAAAATCTCGGTCAAGGAGTAGATCTAGGCGCAGGAG GTCACGATCCAGAGAAAGAGATCGTGAACGAAAACGCGATGATAGCCGAGACAAAATGTCTGAGGAAGAACGGGAAAAACAAAGAGAACGGAGAAAACGAGGCCTTCCACCAATCGTAAGAGAGAAGCTTAGCG TTTGCAGCACAACGTTATGGGTTGGTCATTTGTCGAAATTGGTTCATCAGGAAGAACTTTCAGATACATTTGGAGAACTGGGGGACATAGTTAGCATTGATCTAATATCGCCTAGAGGATGCGCTTTTATATGCATGAATAGGAGACAAGATGCTTATCGAGCTCTTACCAAGCTGAAAAGTCACAAAATGCAGGGAAAAGCTATAACG CTTGCTTGGGCACCAGGCAAAGGAGTTAAAGGCAAGGAGTGGAAAGATTACTGGGAAGTTGAGCTTGGCGTCAGTTACATACCGTGGAATAAGTTGAACAATGTAACAGATCAGGATCTAGAATTATTGGAGGAAGGTGGTATGATAGACGAAGATACACTGCCTCCCAGATTGAAAG GTAAACTGAAGCATGCTGTGGCAAATGCAGAAACGCTGCAGCACCAGCTACACCTTCAGCAGCAAACTCTTGCCACTGCATCTGTAGCGGGGACACCAATTCCCACATTAACAGATGGTATTGTTAATGTAATGTCCTCTGCCGAGAACTctcagcagcagcaacagcaacagcagatGGTCGATACCAGTCAACCACCGCCCATTAGACCGCCCACCAGTGCATCTTTGCTCGCCCCCCCAAACTCTCAACTTCAACTGATGCCTCCAGGCTTTCCCATCACTGGTGTAACAC GTCCCATGGGACTTCAAATGACGCATGGACTGATGCCCAACGTACCTATCGGTGTACCTCCACCAAATATGCAGGGACTAATCGGCCCAGGTATGATGCAAACCATGCTGACTCCTCCAGTGAATTCACCTTTTGGAGCTGGAGTTGGTGTAGGTCTCCTTGCTCAAATTCCGCTTCCTGCGCCTGCTGCACCTTCTGACAAACCTAGTGCCACAG GCATGCCGCACAATGTTCCGCCTATGGGAGTGCCTCCTCCGACATCAGAGGCAAATTTGGCAAATCTCCCAATGCTGAGACAGCCGTTCGGTATCGGTCCACCGCCACCGATGCAGATGCAAATGTCGCAGCAACATCACTCGGACGATATGGATGTCGAGATGGAAATGGAGGACGAAATACCGCAGAATACGATAACCATGCCGAAAGAAAAGCAGCCGAATTTGAGTGACCAGCTTCTTGCGGCAATGGGAAAAGCCCATCTGACCGAAAATAGACTAGAAGATGATGGTCTCGGCCGAGAAATGAGAGCCGAAAGGAACAGAGATAGGGATCGAGAccgggaaagagagagacgagACAGAGGAGACCGCGAGAGAAGCGATCGAGACGAGAGCGCTGATTCCAGACGAGATCGCGGACGGGGAAGAGACAGGGGACGCGACAGACGACGAGATGGTCGAGAGATGCGTGACAGGGACAGAGAGGAGCGCAGAGATCGCGGAGATAGAGACGGCCGGGAAAGTATAAGGTCAGACGTGCCTAGCGGTCTGCCAAATCAAAACAATACTCACGAAATGGACGGCGGGGGTTCAAAAAAGGACGTGAAACCGAGTCTAGCGGACAGGCTACGGCAGTTGGCTGATGGCACACTGCCTCTTGACGACAGAATGGACAGGAATAACAGGAGCGACAGAATCGATCGGGACAGAGGCGATAGATCTTACGATGATGTCATCGTCGGTGGTCGCAGACCGGGCGATTTACCCCCATCTTTAATGGATCTACCCAAATTTCCCCTGGGACCTCAGGACAGACCCGACTTCGGACCTAGGGGACCCGACTTCAGAGGCGTATCGCAGGATCTTAGGGATTTTCCTCAGCGTGGACCTGGCGACCGGGACAGGCCGGGCTATGGGGGCAGGGGACCGGTCGGACCGCCGCGGGGACCGATCGACGATTTTACCGATCCGAGAATGCATGTCGGAAGATTCAATGATGACTTCGACAATAGAATGGGGCCCAATGGTCCGAGGGCTGATGATTTTAACCCAAGAATGGGACCCGTTAGGGATGATTTTGACCGTCCTGATATGCGGGGCCGGCATCCAATGGATGATTATGAGAGAGAACGCTACGAATACGAAATAAGGCAGCGCGAAGCTGGCTTTGATCCCAGAATGGCTGACGCTTTCAATCCCAGAGGTCATCCTGATCATCCGGACTTCGATCCTAGGCGGAGAGACTTTTTCCCAGGACCCATGGATCCGGGCTTTGGACCTCCACCTATGATGGGGCCAAGGGGACCCCGTGGACCCATGGGGCCTGATGGCTTCGGTCCTAGAGGCCCTGGAATCGGGCCGCCACGTGGTCACG GCCCTCCTATGTTTCACCCACGGGGTATGGGTCCAAGGGGTATGAGACCTGGTATGAGGCCACCTTTCGGGCCTCGAGGGCCGCCGTTCGACCCTAGAGAAGCAGATTCTTTCTTCAGGCCACCGTTTGATGATCCGCGTGGTCCTCCAGGGCCACATATTAGACCACCGTTTGCAGCGCTCGGTCCTCCAGCTGGAGGGCCTGATGGTCCTTGGAGAAATCAAGAAAACGGTCCACCAGGATCGTGGCCATTAGACGAGGTGGAGAATGGTGTTGAACATGGTGGAGACGTTGGCGATCTGGAGGAAAATCACACGAGTCACAGGGACAATGAGGGAAGAGCAAAGTCTCAGGATCGTGAGAGTCGTAACAGGAGCAGAAAATCAAGATGGGGCAATGTGAGCCCGCCACCTGCGGATCATACGTTCAATGAGGAAAGATCAATATTCGGCGAAGAGAATGATCATGAGAAACAACCGTCATCCTCAGCTCCGATTTTAgaggaaatatttgaaacaagCAACGAGAATTTAAATGACTTCGATGATTTGCCTGAACATGGTTCTGAGTtagttgaaaatttggaaacgTGTGACGCTCCGGAGCACTGCCATTCTGCAAGTAACCAGAAAGAAAATGACAAACAAGAAGTGGTTCACATATCTCCTGAAACAGCAAATGAGTTTGCCATAGAATCCAAGAACGAAGAAATGGATGGCTTAAACGAATCTTTTAATGCACCTGACGATCATATCGATTCTTACGAACCTGAGGAAAAAGTCTTTGACCCAGCGGACGAACACGTGAATGTGAATATTGAAAGTGTTGAAAACCAGGCTATGCCTGAATCCCGAGACGATCAAAACGAAGTTAATGATCATGTTGCGTCGCCAAAATCGGAATCAGATGAGCTGCTATAG
- the Isha gene encoding SR-related and CTD-associated factor 4 isoform X1 gives MDAVKAFNAELSSLYDVKPPISKAKMTSLTRGAIKAIKFYKHVVQSVEKFIQKCKPEYKVPGLYVIDSIVRQSRHQFGVEKDVFAPRFAKNMQTTFLNLLKCPPEDKSKVIRVLNLWQKNAVFQPEVIQPLFDLADPNHPIHKEQPPNSNGTLNVTNASNLSSISAVTKTPPSAVKNTPKDQKMFPSSKSIDPAWLAQTKMETANIANASKMMGQGGTNQVDATLLAQLQHLQQLLLKKQEAATVNENQSLVKFDKKLLDFDYDEEEDDDGIMGSSPIAMQSNLGQHNSGPAGGSLEGLGTLLTNPEVLKQLQTLQQTMQSGNATATQHEMEEKRRKLQQMKQQEDEFDKHLAQTVPSLPFASECELKPSDVLKPSQQSGIYNAVANINMNAALMQQDMSQPPPGYPPALPYASQPPQSLRVTPQSSLQNVKSPLIDERQDSMDFPSSAPTRRDSSSVEIVNCDNIRSQSGSPDRYRRRSRSRSPRHRDRDRNRERDKDRKSRSRSRSRRRRSRSRERDRERKRDDSRDKMSEEEREKQRERRKRGLPPIVREKLSVCSTTLWVGHLSKLVHQEELSDTFGELGDIVSIDLISPRGCAFICMNRRQDAYRALTKLKSHKMQGKAITLAWAPGKGVKGKEWKDYWEVELGVSYIPWNKLNNVTDQDLELLEEGGMIDEDTLPPRLKGKLKHAVANAETLQHQLHLQQQTLATASVAGTPIPTLTDGIVNVMSSAENSQQQQQQQQMVDTSQPPPIRPPTSASLLAPPNSQLQLMPPGFPITGVTRMIGPMGLQMTHGLMPNVPIGVPPPNMQGLIGPGMMQTMLTPPVNSPFGAGVGVGLLAQIPLPAPAAPSDKPSATGMPHNVPPMGVPPPTSEANLANLPMLRQPFGIGPPPPMQMQMSQQHHSDDMDVEMEMEDEIPQNTITMPKEKQPNLSDQLLAAMGKAHLTENRLEDDGLGREMRAERNRDRDRDRERERRDRGDRERSDRDESADSRRDRGRGRDRGRDRRRDGREMRDRDREERRDRGDRDGRESIRSDVPSGLPNQNNTHEMDGGGSKKDVKPSLADRLRQLADGTLPLDDRMDRNNRSDRIDRDRGDRSYDDVIVGGRRPGDLPPSLMDLPKFPLGPQDRPDFGPRGPDFRGVSQDLRDFPQRGPGDRDRPGYGGRGPVGPPRGPIDDFTDPRMHVGRFNDDFDNRMGPNGPRADDFNPRMGPVRDDFDRPDMRGRHPMDDYERERYEYEIRQREAGFDPRMADAFNPRGHPDHPDFDPRRRDFFPGPMDPGFGPPPMMGPRGPRGPMGPDGFGPRGPGIGPPRGHGPPMFHPRGMGPRGMRPGMRPPFGPRGPPFDPREADSFFRPPFDDPRGPPGPHIRPPFAALGPPAGGPDGPWRNQENGPPGSWPLDEVENGVEHGGDVGDLEENHTSHRDNEGRAKSQDRESRNRSRKSRWGNVSPPPADHTFNEERSIFGEENDHEKQPSSSAPILEEIFETSNENLNDFDDLPEHGSELVENLETCDAPEHCHSASNQKENDKQEVVHISPETANEFAIESKNEEMDGLNESFNAPDDHIDSYEPEEKVFDPADEHVNVNIESVENQAMPESRDDQNEVNDHVASPKSESDELL, from the exons ATGGATGCGGTTAAGGCGTTCAACGCCGAG CTCTCGTCGTTGTACGATGTTAAGCCACCAATATCCAAGGCCAAGATGACATCTCTTACTCGAGGTGCAATCAAGGCCATCAAGTTTTACAAGCACGTTGTTCAGAGtgtagaaaaattcatacagAAA tGCAAACCGGAGTACAAAGTCCCAGGTCTGTACGTCATTGATTCGATAGTTCGTCAGTCGCGGCACCAGTTTGGGGTTGAGAAGGATGTTTTTGCTCCAAGGTTTGCTAAAAATATGCAAACGACGTTTCTTAATTTGCTGAAATGCCCACCTGAGGACAAAAGTAAAGTAATACGTGTCCTGAACCTCTGGCAGAAGAACGCAGTATTTCAACCTGAAGTTATTCAGCCGCTTTTTGACCTTGCCGACCCTAATCACCCCATTCATAAGGAACAGCCTCCTAACAGTAATG GCACTCTCAATGTTACAAATGCTAGTAATTTAAGCTCCATAAGCGCAGTTACAAAAACACCACCTTCAGCAGTCAAAAACACACCTAAAGACCAAAAGATGTTCCCATCATCAAAGTCTATTGATCCAGCCTGGTTGGCGCAAACTAAAATGGAAACTGCGAACATAGCAAATGCTAGTAAAATGATG GGTCAAGGCGGAACTAATCAGGTTGATGCCACGTTGTTAGCTCAACTTCAGCACTTGCAGCAACTGTTACTGAAAAAACAGGAAGCAGCTACTGTTAATGAGAACCAGTCATTGGTCAAATTTGATAAGAAACTCCTCGACTTCGACtacgacgaagaagaagatgacgaTGGGATCATGGGTAGTTCACCTATAGCCATGCAGTCGAACTTGGGACAACACAATTCAGGACCAGCTGGTGGGAGCCTCGAAGGATTGGGAACTCTGCTTACTAATCCCGAG gTCCTCAAACAGTTGCAGACATTACAGCAAACTATGCAGAGTGGCAATGCTACTGCAACGCAGCACGAAATGGAGGAAAAACGGCGCAAGTTACAACAAATGAAACAGCAAGAGGATGAATTTGATAAACACTTAGCACAAACAGTTCCT AGTTTACCGTTTGCCTCCGAATGTGAATTGAAGCCCTCCGATGTTCTTAAGCCATCGCAGCAAAGTGGAATTTATAATGCTGTAGCAAACATCAACATGAATGCTGCGCTCATGCAACAAGACATGAGTCAGCCACCGCCAGGTTATCCTCCGGCATTACCTTATGCTTCCCAGCCTCCGCAGAGCCTGAGAGTCACTCCACAGTCCTCACttcaaaatgtgaaaagtCCCTTGATTGATGAGAGGCAGGATTCCATGGACTTTCCAAG CTCCGCTCCAACAAGACGGGACAGTAGCAGTGTCGAGATAGTAAATTGCGACAACATAAGGTCACAAAGTGGTTCACCAGACAGGTATAGGCGACGTAGTCGGTCTAGATCTCCCCGTCACAGGGATAGAGACCGGAATCGTGAGAGGGATAAAGACAGAAAATCTCGGTCAAGGAGTAGATCTAGGCGCAGGAG GTCACGATCCAGAGAAAGAGATCGTGAACGAAAACGCGATGATAGCCGAGACAAAATGTCTGAGGAAGAACGGGAAAAACAAAGAGAACGGAGAAAACGAGGCCTTCCACCAATCGTAAGAGAGAAGCTTAGCG TTTGCAGCACAACGTTATGGGTTGGTCATTTGTCGAAATTGGTTCATCAGGAAGAACTTTCAGATACATTTGGAGAACTGGGGGACATAGTTAGCATTGATCTAATATCGCCTAGAGGATGCGCTTTTATATGCATGAATAGGAGACAAGATGCTTATCGAGCTCTTACCAAGCTGAAAAGTCACAAAATGCAGGGAAAAGCTATAACG CTTGCTTGGGCACCAGGCAAAGGAGTTAAAGGCAAGGAGTGGAAAGATTACTGGGAAGTTGAGCTTGGCGTCAGTTACATACCGTGGAATAAGTTGAACAATGTAACAGATCAGGATCTAGAATTATTGGAGGAAGGTGGTATGATAGACGAAGATACACTGCCTCCCAGATTGAAAG GTAAACTGAAGCATGCTGTGGCAAATGCAGAAACGCTGCAGCACCAGCTACACCTTCAGCAGCAAACTCTTGCCACTGCATCTGTAGCGGGGACACCAATTCCCACATTAACAGATGGTATTGTTAATGTAATGTCCTCTGCCGAGAACTctcagcagcagcaacagcaacagcagatGGTCGATACCAGTCAACCACCGCCCATTAGACCGCCCACCAGTGCATCTTTGCTCGCCCCCCCAAACTCTCAACTTCAACTGATGCCTCCAGGCTTTCCCATCACTGGTGTAACAC GTATGATAGGTCCCATGGGACTTCAAATGACGCATGGACTGATGCCCAACGTACCTATCGGTGTACCTCCACCAAATATGCAGGGACTAATCGGCCCAGGTATGATGCAAACCATGCTGACTCCTCCAGTGAATTCACCTTTTGGAGCTGGAGTTGGTGTAGGTCTCCTTGCTCAAATTCCGCTTCCTGCGCCTGCTGCACCTTCTGACAAACCTAGTGCCACAG GCATGCCGCACAATGTTCCGCCTATGGGAGTGCCTCCTCCGACATCAGAGGCAAATTTGGCAAATCTCCCAATGCTGAGACAGCCGTTCGGTATCGGTCCACCGCCACCGATGCAGATGCAAATGTCGCAGCAACATCACTCGGACGATATGGATGTCGAGATGGAAATGGAGGACGAAATACCGCAGAATACGATAACCATGCCGAAAGAAAAGCAGCCGAATTTGAGTGACCAGCTTCTTGCGGCAATGGGAAAAGCCCATCTGACCGAAAATAGACTAGAAGATGATGGTCTCGGCCGAGAAATGAGAGCCGAAAGGAACAGAGATAGGGATCGAGAccgggaaagagagagacgagACAGAGGAGACCGCGAGAGAAGCGATCGAGACGAGAGCGCTGATTCCAGACGAGATCGCGGACGGGGAAGAGACAGGGGACGCGACAGACGACGAGATGGTCGAGAGATGCGTGACAGGGACAGAGAGGAGCGCAGAGATCGCGGAGATAGAGACGGCCGGGAAAGTATAAGGTCAGACGTGCCTAGCGGTCTGCCAAATCAAAACAATACTCACGAAATGGACGGCGGGGGTTCAAAAAAGGACGTGAAACCGAGTCTAGCGGACAGGCTACGGCAGTTGGCTGATGGCACACTGCCTCTTGACGACAGAATGGACAGGAATAACAGGAGCGACAGAATCGATCGGGACAGAGGCGATAGATCTTACGATGATGTCATCGTCGGTGGTCGCAGACCGGGCGATTTACCCCCATCTTTAATGGATCTACCCAAATTTCCCCTGGGACCTCAGGACAGACCCGACTTCGGACCTAGGGGACCCGACTTCAGAGGCGTATCGCAGGATCTTAGGGATTTTCCTCAGCGTGGACCTGGCGACCGGGACAGGCCGGGCTATGGGGGCAGGGGACCGGTCGGACCGCCGCGGGGACCGATCGACGATTTTACCGATCCGAGAATGCATGTCGGAAGATTCAATGATGACTTCGACAATAGAATGGGGCCCAATGGTCCGAGGGCTGATGATTTTAACCCAAGAATGGGACCCGTTAGGGATGATTTTGACCGTCCTGATATGCGGGGCCGGCATCCAATGGATGATTATGAGAGAGAACGCTACGAATACGAAATAAGGCAGCGCGAAGCTGGCTTTGATCCCAGAATGGCTGACGCTTTCAATCCCAGAGGTCATCCTGATCATCCGGACTTCGATCCTAGGCGGAGAGACTTTTTCCCAGGACCCATGGATCCGGGCTTTGGACCTCCACCTATGATGGGGCCAAGGGGACCCCGTGGACCCATGGGGCCTGATGGCTTCGGTCCTAGAGGCCCTGGAATCGGGCCGCCACGTGGTCACG GCCCTCCTATGTTTCACCCACGGGGTATGGGTCCAAGGGGTATGAGACCTGGTATGAGGCCACCTTTCGGGCCTCGAGGGCCGCCGTTCGACCCTAGAGAAGCAGATTCTTTCTTCAGGCCACCGTTTGATGATCCGCGTGGTCCTCCAGGGCCACATATTAGACCACCGTTTGCAGCGCTCGGTCCTCCAGCTGGAGGGCCTGATGGTCCTTGGAGAAATCAAGAAAACGGTCCACCAGGATCGTGGCCATTAGACGAGGTGGAGAATGGTGTTGAACATGGTGGAGACGTTGGCGATCTGGAGGAAAATCACACGAGTCACAGGGACAATGAGGGAAGAGCAAAGTCTCAGGATCGTGAGAGTCGTAACAGGAGCAGAAAATCAAGATGGGGCAATGTGAGCCCGCCACCTGCGGATCATACGTTCAATGAGGAAAGATCAATATTCGGCGAAGAGAATGATCATGAGAAACAACCGTCATCCTCAGCTCCGATTTTAgaggaaatatttgaaacaagCAACGAGAATTTAAATGACTTCGATGATTTGCCTGAACATGGTTCTGAGTtagttgaaaatttggaaacgTGTGACGCTCCGGAGCACTGCCATTCTGCAAGTAACCAGAAAGAAAATGACAAACAAGAAGTGGTTCACATATCTCCTGAAACAGCAAATGAGTTTGCCATAGAATCCAAGAACGAAGAAATGGATGGCTTAAACGAATCTTTTAATGCACCTGACGATCATATCGATTCTTACGAACCTGAGGAAAAAGTCTTTGACCCAGCGGACGAACACGTGAATGTGAATATTGAAAGTGTTGAAAACCAGGCTATGCCTGAATCCCGAGACGATCAAAACGAAGTTAATGATCATGTTGCGTCGCCAAAATCGGAATCAGATGAGCTGCTATAG